AAGTAAATAATCCAACCGAAATATATTAAAAATGCAATTGGTGCCAAAATAACTAAACGAATACTGACTAAAATGCCGAAACTCACTCCTAAAAGGGACGGGCTCATCAGTACAAACATAATTGTCTGCACTGGAAATCCCGTATCTCGTAATCGTCTAATAAATAAGGATAAGTTTGGAATAGTTATTAAGATACTGAATGTCCCCGATAACTTGGTCGCTAACGGCCATGAATTAAAAAAGTTAATTGATACAAATAAAATAGATGCAAAAATAAATGTATTCACGATTTGAACCCACCAGAAATCCAATCGATACGCACCACTATGAAAATCAAAAGCTTCCCGCCAATATCTCAAATATCTCCTCAGCACATCCCTCTCCTAAATAAAAAGACTTGGATTTATCCAAGTCAAGCATAATCGCAATATCTTACGAAAATCAAATTGTTAACAATTCTTTTTCTTTTTCAGCCGCTATGCCATCAATTGCTTTGATGTTTTCATCAGTCAACTTTTGTGTCTGATCTTCGGCCTTACGGGCATCATCTTCAGGCATTTCTTTGTCTTTTTTAATATCATCCATAATATCACGACGAACATTACGAACTGAAACTTTAGCTTTTTCAGCTTCAGCCTTCACTTCTTTAGCAAGTTCTTTACGACGTTCTTCTGTCATTTGTGGAATAGCCAGACGTACAATATTCCCATCAGAAGCAGGATTCAAACCAAGATCTGAAACATTAATTGCATGTACAATAGCTTCTAATGCACTCTTATCAAAAGGCGTAATTAACAAAATACGCGCCTCTGGTACAGAAATAGAAGCAACCTGATTAAGTGGTGTCATTGCACCGTAATATTCAACTTCTACACGATTCAAAATATTAGGATTTGCACGTCCTGTTCGGATATTAGCTAATTCACGTTGGAGTGCATCTTGTGCACCCTTCATACGTTCCTTTGCATTGGTTAAATCAAAAGTCATTATTTTTCTCCCGTTACTGTTGTTCCAATTTCTTCACCAAGTACAACTCGCTTTAAATTACCAGGTGTATTAAGATTAAACACCACCAAAGGCATATTGTTATCCATAGAAAGCGAACTAGCTGTGGAATCCATTACTTTCAAACCTTTTTTCAAGATATCAAGATGAGTTAATTCGGTAAACTTAACTGCATTAGCATTTTTATTTGGATCTGAGTCATAAATGCCATCTACACCATTTTTACCCATTAAAATTGCATCAGCATTAATTTCATTGGCACGCAAAGCCGCAGTTGTATCTGTTGAAAAATAAGGAGACCCAGTTCCTGCAGCGAAAATAACAATGCGCCCTTTTTCTAAATGCCTAATAGCACGTCCACGTATGTAGGGCTCAGCGATTTGTTGCATTGTAATGGCTGTTTGTACACGCGTTTGCACACCAGCACGTTCCAATGCATCTTGCAAAACAAGAGCATTCATCGTTGTACCAAGCATGCCAGTGTAGTCAGCACGGGAACGTTCCATACCGATTTTTGATGCTGGTTCGCCTCGCCACAAATTCCCACCACCAACAACGATCGCAATTTGCGTACCCAAATCGTGGACATCCTTTAGCTCTTCGGCAATAGAAGAAACAGTTTCAAGATCAATTCCTTGGCCTTTGTCTCCTGCTAACGCTTCGCCAGAGAGCTTCATCAAAACGCGTTTGTACTTAATATCAGTCATGTTTAACCTCTTTTATTTGCTTATACAAGTATATCAAAAATTTAGAAAAATTTCCGAAAAAAAAGTGCGCTATTTATATATAGTACACTTTTTAACTAATTAGCTTCATAGATAAAACAATCAATGGCAATTAGTAATTTCTAAATATTAACCAAGTTGCTTAGCAACTTCTTCAGCCAAATCAGTGACTTGCTTTTCAATGCCATCACCAACTTGGTAACGAACAAATGACTTAACTGATCCATTTTGTGAAGCAATGAATTGTGCAACTGTTTGGTCGCCGTTTTTAACAAATGGTTGATCCAACAAAGAAATTTCAGCCAAGAACTTTTTGATACGTCCTTCGACCATGCGTTCCTTAATGTTATCAGGCTTACCATTCAAATCTTCAGAAGCTAACTGCACTTCCTTTTCCTTAGCAACAACATCAGCAGGCACTTGATCATCAGATACAAATTGTGGTGCAATGGCAGCAACATGCATTGCGATATCTTTGGCAGCTTCTTCTGAAGCACCATCAACAACAACCAAAGCTGAAATTGAGCCTGCCAAGTGAGAATATGAACCAAAGTTTTCTGAATCTGACTTTTCTACTACTGAAAAACGACGCAAAGTAATCTTTTCACCAGTAATTTGAGTTGTTCCGATAATCTTGTCGTTCAAAGTTTGACCTTCTTGAACTTCAAGTGCCAAAGCAGCTTCAACGTCAGCAGGTGCAAATTCAACGATTGTGTTGGCAACTGCGTTAAGCAATTCGTTAAATTCAGCATTACCAGCCACGAAGTCAGTTTCTGAGTTTAATTCAATAATCGCAGCGCGGTTACCCTTAACGGCAACGGCTGTCATTCCTTCGGCAGCGACACGATCACCTTTTTTAGCAGCTTTTGCCATACCCTTTTCACGCAATAAATCAATTGCCTTGTCTAGGTCGCCATCAGCTTCAACCAATGCTTTTTTAGCATCCATCATTCCAACAGATGTCTTATCACGTAATTCCTTTACTTGTGCAGCAGTAATTGCCATTATAGTGCTCCTCTAAAATAGTTTAATGTATTTTTATTATAACATATTAAAATACCATTCCGCGTCCCGAACAGGTCCGCTAGGAACGGTATTTATAGAATAAAATTAATTAGTTATTGCCTTCTTCAACGATGTTAGCAATTTCTTCGATTGATTCTGTGTTTTCATCACCTTCAACGAATGCATCTTCAGGTGCTGAATCTTGGCCTTGACGACCTTCAATAACAGCATCGGCAATCTTTGATGTGATCAAACGTACGGCACGAATAGCATCATCGTTAGCAGGAATCTTAACATCGACTACATCTGGGTTAGCATTTGTATCGATCATAGCTACAACTGGGATGTTCAGCATGTTTGCTTCCTTGACGGCAATTTCTTCCTTCTTTGGATCAACAACAAACAATACATCTGGCAAGCCAGGCATATCTTGAATACCACCTAAGAACTTTTCCAACTTTTCACGTTGCTTGTTCAACAGAACAACTTCTTTTTTAGGCAATTGCTCAAATGTGCCGTCTTCGGCCATTGTTTGCAAATCCTTCAAACGTTGGATACGTGTCTTAATAGTGTTCCAGTTTGTCAATGTACCACCCAACCAACGATGGTTGATGTAGTATTGACCAGCACGTGTTGCTTCTTCAGCAATCGCATCAGAAGCTTGCTTCTTAGTACCAACGAATAATACGTTAGCGCCATCAGTAGAAGCGTTACGAATAAAGTTATAAGCTTCATCAACTAACTTAACTGTCTTTTGTAAATCGATGATGTGAATACCATTACGTTCTGTAAAGATATATTCGTCCATCTTTGGGTCCCAACGACGTGTTTGGTGACCGAAGTGTACTCCTGCTTCGAGGAGTTCTTTCATTGAAATAACTGCCATGTTATGGCCTCCTAGGTTTTTCCGCCGACAAATTCGTTGTTCACGCTGACATTTCTGCACCTACGTGTTCTCATTTATCGTGTGTATTTGTTGCTTTTCACAACATATTTCATTTTACATTATTTTTGGTTCCTTGACAAGCATATTACCAAATTCTGACCACGTGGTGTGCTAATAAGTACTGTTCCTTGTTAATTCGTGTTAATTTCTTAAAATTCGCCTCTGCTTTTAATGCTTCGCTCTTTGTCTGGAATTCTTCATAGTGAATCAATTTTAATGGATGTCGCGCCTTTACCCGAGTAAACTTTGCTCCTTTGCCAGACTCATGCGTCGCTAAACGACGTTGTACGTTATCCGTGAATCCACCATAAAAATAACCATCCGCTGTATACAACACATAAAAATAATAATATTTCATTCATGCCACGCTTTACCATAGAGGATGTCATGAACTTCTGATGTATAGTCATTGTCATCAGTATAGGCGATAAGGGGCGGCATAATGCGCACAC
The Leuconostoc suionicum genome window above contains:
- a CDS encoding GIY-YIG nuclease family protein, which encodes MKYYYFYVLYTADGYFYGGFTDNVQRRLATHESGKGAKFTRVKARHPLKLIHYEEFQTKSEALKAEANFKKLTRINKEQYLLAHHVVRIW
- the rpsB gene encoding 30S ribosomal protein S2, producing MAVISMKELLEAGVHFGHQTRRWDPKMDEYIFTERNGIHIIDLQKTVKLVDEAYNFIRNASTDGANVLFVGTKKQASDAIAEEATRAGQYYINHRWLGGTLTNWNTIKTRIQRLKDLQTMAEDGTFEQLPKKEVVLLNKQREKLEKFLGGIQDMPGLPDVLFVVDPKKEEIAVKEANMLNIPVVAMIDTNANPDVVDVKIPANDDAIRAVRLITSKIADAVIEGRQGQDSAPEDAFVEGDENTESIEEIANIVEEGNN
- the frr gene encoding ribosome recycling factor, whose product is MTFDLTNAKERMKGAQDALQRELANIRTGRANPNILNRVEVEYYGAMTPLNQVASISVPEARILLITPFDKSALEAIVHAINVSDLGLNPASDGNIVRLAIPQMTEERRKELAKEVKAEAEKAKVSVRNVRRDIMDDIKKDKEMPEDDARKAEDQTQKLTDENIKAIDGIAAEKEKELLTI
- the pyrH gene encoding UMP kinase; this encodes MTDIKYKRVLMKLSGEALAGDKGQGIDLETVSSIAEELKDVHDLGTQIAIVVGGGNLWRGEPASKIGMERSRADYTGMLGTTMNALVLQDALERAGVQTRVQTAITMQQIAEPYIRGRAIRHLEKGRIVIFAAGTGSPYFSTDTTAALRANEINADAILMGKNGVDGIYDSDPNKNANAVKFTELTHLDILKKGLKVMDSTASSLSMDNNMPLVVFNLNTPGNLKRVVLGEEIGTTVTGEK
- the tsf gene encoding translation elongation factor Ts, which produces MAITAAQVKELRDKTSVGMMDAKKALVEADGDLDKAIDLLREKGMAKAAKKGDRVAAEGMTAVAVKGNRAAIIELNSETDFVAGNAEFNELLNAVANTIVEFAPADVEAALALEVQEGQTLNDKIIGTTQITGEKITLRRFSVVEKSDSENFGSYSHLAGSISALVVVDGASEEAAKDIAMHVAAIAPQFVSDDQVPADVVAKEKEVQLASEDLNGKPDNIKERMVEGRIKKFLAEISLLDQPFVKNGDQTVAQFIASQNGSVKSFVRYQVGDGIEKQVTDLAEEVAKQLG